One window of Micromonas commoda chromosome 1, complete sequence genomic DNA carries:
- a CDS encoding s24-like peptidase (Has S24-like peptidase domain; This signature is associated with serine peptidases belong to MEROPS peptidase families: S24 (LexA family, clan SF); S26A (signal peptidase I) and S26B (signalase)) produces the protein MMYNCARLLAESLKALDQRQIILQLVSLGLIVTSALMIWKTLIVCSGSESPVVVVLSGSMEPSFHRGDILVLALENRVTSNGEIVVFSIKGRDVPIVHRVIREHSDGISVSEKLFLTKGDNNYSDDTVLYAAGQEWLQGRDVMGRAVAFLPLLGRVTILMNDYPLVKFAVIGLLGLLVVTSKE, from the coding sequence ATGATGTATAATTGCGCGCGGCTTCTGGCCGAAAGCCTCAAAGCCTTAGACCAGCGCCAAATCATCCTCCAGCTCGTCAGCCTTGGACTAATCGTCACTTCGGCCCTCATGATATGGAAAACACTTATCGTTTGCTCTGGGAGTGAATCGCCCGTTGTCGTGGTACTCAGTGGCTCCATGGAGCCTTCATTTCATCGTGGGGATATACTTGTTCTTGCTCTCGAAAATCGGGTGACATCCAATGGTGAAATAGTCGTTTTCAGCATTAAAGGGCGCGATGTTCCAATTGTGCATAGAGTGATAAGAGAGCACAGCGACGGGATCTCCGTCTCAGAAAAACTGTTTTTGACGAAAGGCGACAACAACTACAGTGACGATACAGTCCTCTACGCAGCAGGGCAGGAATGGCTTCAGGGTCGCGATGTAATGGGCCGTGCGGTTGCTTTTCTTCCCTTACTTGGGCGTGTCACGATCCTCATGAATGATTATCCTCTTGTCAAGTTCGCTGTCATAGGCTTGCTTGGTTTGCTGGTCGTAACTAGCAAGGAGTGA
- the GPX1 gene encoding glutathione peroxidase (Glutathione peroxidase. Closest DB hits are all GPX1, though this has not been confirmed through phylogeny) gives MSAVCRIGTLPARFARGATKLGSRRVASHAKPGRIAIRAMASSFHDFKGKTLGGGTRDDPQVGTDFDFAQLKGKIVLVNNFGHQCYDKDFELMNTLKYVRPGDGYVPKFQIMAKCVVNGEGEEPLWTYLKSALPSPSDDRAGMGADFIYDIQPNTMPIQWSPVRRADITWNFEKFLINQDGIPVKRYSPKYENADISADIDALLVDPNALL, from the exons ATGTCTGCCGTGTGCAGAATCGGTACCTTGCCTGCGCGtttcgcgcgcggcgcaacCAAGTTAGGGTCTCGCAGGGTTGCAAGCCATGCGAAG CCTGGTCGAATCGCTATTCGAGCTatggcctcctccttccaTGATTTCAAGGGCAAAACCCTTGGAGGAGGCACCCGGGACGATCCCCAAGTTGGTACAGATTTCGACTTTGCTCAACTCAAAGGAAAAATCGTGCTCGTAAATAAT TTTGGTCATCAGTGTTATGACAAAGACTTTGAGCTCATGAACACACTCAAGTATGTACGCCCAGGCGATGGCTATGTTCCAAAGTTCCAGATAATGGCAAAGTGTGTCGTGAacggcgaaggcgaagaGCCCCTTTGGACGTATCTCAAATCCGCGTTACCTTCCCCTTCTGACGATCGCGCGGGTATGGGTGCAGACTTCATCTATGACATACAACCAAACACGATGCCAATTCAATGGTCTCCAGTTCGACGAGCTGACATCACCTGGAACTTCGAGAAATTCTTGATCAACCAAGATGGCATTCCTGTCAAACGGTACAGCCCAAAGTATGAGAATGCAGACATTTCCGCGGATATCGATGCCCTACTTGTTGATCCCAACGCCCTCCTCTAG
- a CDS encoding predicted protein, giving the protein MPNSTFARIQWDENIISDVYTSGLGGGTSIPCTRRIQILDGNSYLEKVLWPNFDAREASVVHVLSIIIMANEKFRENLSVWTIFHAPGPESFASLFNRVITLDEGANLTLIEKTARVIFLINAMQSLEDELLRKTILPLVGLTQWVNLSPGRLQLELSKNAYVEKHWRYMMKKEAKTANQATESHTRDFTPLNARIEVTWLSSLVQDFFEVGASIKCSEHDDPIKEQGPAHGIRFCERFLELVIDLLSQLSTRRFVRTLLDDKQILVKAMIFPLYFHSAGELYTRLVDLLRFYLNFEVDDHSGLPMTDEEVIAAHHFKLRQFQQLCFKYNKKLCALSLSHCGAIENRNDLIRHLGVLDIDELHHLVTRQLKLISPNDPMSMDSEFLLEVMVNIFEKRRSQRQTVNELPLYPNEEILSNRETIVSNCVSSIGCLALPKLNLQFLSFHDYLLRNFNLIRLEATHEIREDIADVLQRMGPYRNVNTDELKFSGWARMALPIVPGTVVMTEVQRPRIGETKPRRAICEVKLDLKNVRAVVRDEWDQIKRHDVLFMIAVGQPSSRGTKAPRADDHVVDMSRDLAECYGVKYVRGAEVVEVRCGDSCVYDDTNGSSSLGETGKVARSTERTFVLSLDTAQYYLDNCSPRHGAEEVCAAMNVLMRRKPKENNFYSVLGCIKDLMNGCSIPNWLHDTILGYGDPGKAHPDVMIPRHRTIDFHDTFLDAEHIRESFPGRKIIFTSSCDAARQAFRVTFLSGRTESLEVEPYVPLDSGPYPENDPYAHRFNHVRFTPRQIDAIRAGVQEGLTLIIGPPGTGKTDTAAQIMHCLYKNQPGQRTLIITHSNSALNDLFQKLMKRDVPARYLLRLGQGETDLETDLDFSRIGRVNAMLNRRLDLLAEVERLALCVGVSADVAYTCETASHFWLLHVLSRWESFEVDVSNTSNPGFVSARFPFTAFFSDAPQPLFEGKSLEIDMIKAKRCMRYIRNMFDELKECRAFELLKGIRDRSDYLLTTHAKIIAMTCTHAALKRLDFIRLRFKYDSLIIEESAQILEIETLIPMLLQDESKDSSRLKRVVLIGDHRQLPPIVKNLGLKTYCKLDQSMFARFVRLGVPSILLNAQGRARPRLARLYSWCYDELFDLPSTRRGIYEQENPGFAHELQFVDVGDYKGSGETEPTPHFYQNLGEAEYVVSVFQYMRLLGYPASKISIITTYRGQKHLIRDIIARRCAHHPMFGVPSKITTVDKFQGQQNDYVLLSLVRTRSVGHMRDIRRLVVALSRARLGLYVFGRMGLFERCIELSQSIQKFLEFPTKLALMPTESFPSVMMRTQKPGPYLVEDVVAMGHVVNQLAVRRGLG; this is encoded by the coding sequence ATGCCAAATTCAACCTTTGCTCGCATACAGTGGGATGAAAACATTATATCGGATGTTTATACATCGGGATTGGGTGGGGGCACATCAATTCCATGCACGCGAAGAATCCAAATACTGGATGGCAATTCTTACCTCGAGAAGGTGCTGTGGCCAAATTTCGACGCTCGAGAAGCCTCAGTCGTGCATGTGCTATCTATCATCATAATGGCAAATGAAAAATTTCGAGAAAACCTGAGCGTGTGGACCATCTTCCATGCGCCAGGACCTGAAAGTTTCGCTTCCCTCTTCAATCGTGTTATCACATTAGACGAGGGCGCCAATCTTACCTTGATCGAGAAAACGGCTCGTGTAATATTTCTCATTAACGCGATGCAATCTCTTGAAGATGAGTTGCTTCGAAAGACGATACTTCCCCTTGTCGGCCTGACTCAATGGGTCAATTTATCACCCGGGCGACTTCAGTTGGAGCTCAGCAAAAACGCTTATGTTGAAAAGCACTGGAGATACATGATGAAGAAAGAGGCGAAAACGGCAAATCAGGCGACAGAGTCACATACGAGAGATTTCACGCCTCTAAACGCGCGCATTGAAGTTACATGGCTCTCTTCACTTGTACAAGACTTTTTCGAGGTCGGTGCAAGCATTAAATGTTCAGAGCATGATGATCCAATCAAAGAGCAAGGGCCTGCACATGGAATCCGATTTTGTGAGCGTTTCTTAGAGCTCGTAATCGATCTCCTTTCGCAACTCTCTACTCGGCGCTTTGTACGAACACTACTTGATGACAAGCAGATTCTTGTGAAAGCAATGATCTTTCCATTGTACTTTCACTCTGCAGGAGAATTATACACGCGACTTGTAGATCTTCTCCGCTTTTACCTAAATTTTGAGGTTGACGATCATAGTGGCTTGCCGATGACAGATGAGGAGGTCATCGCCGCACATCACTTTAAATTACGACAGTTTCAGCAACTTTGCTTCAAGTACAACAAGAAGCTCTGTGCATTGTCACTGAGCCACTGTGGTGCCATCGAGAATCGAAATGATTTGATCAGGCATCTCGGTGTCCTTGACATTGATGAATTGCACCACCTTGTCACACGGCAACTCAAACTCATCAGTCCAAACGACCCTATGTCGATGGACTCGGAATTCCTGCTCGAAGTCATGGTCAATATCTTCGAAAAGAGGCGATCTCAGCGACAGACGGTCAATGAGTTGCCTCTATATCCAAACGAGGAGATCCTTTCTAATCGTGAGACGATCGTGTCAAATTGTGTCTCATCTATAGGATGTCTTGCGCTCCCGAAGCTAAATCTCCAATTTCTCAGTTTTCATGACTATCTCCTGCGAAATTTTAATCTAATCCGGCTGGAGGCAACACATGAAATTCGTGAGGATATTGCAGATGTCTTACAACGGATGGGTCCTTACAGAAACGTCAACACTGATGAGCTAAAATTCTCTGGATGGGCCCGGATGGCTCTTCCAATAGTCCCTGGGACAGTAGTGATGACCGAGGTGCAAAGACCTAGAATTGGTGAAACAAAACCAAGACGAGCTATATGCGAGGTCAAACTTGATTTGAAAAATGTAAGAGCCGTGGTCAGGGACGAATGGGATCAAATAAAGCGACACGACGTGCTTTTCATGATTGCAGTCGGTCAACCCTCCAGTCGAGGCACGAAGGCCCCGCGTGCGGATGATCATGTGGTTGATATGAGTCGTGATCTTGCAGAATGTTATGGGGTTAAATACGTGCGAGGCGCTGAAGTAGTTGAAGTCCGTTGCGGAGATAGCTGTGTTTATGATGATACGAACGGTTCCTCTTCTCTGGGTGAGACCGGCAAAGTAGCTCGAAGCACTGAGCGCACTTTCGTTTTATCCCTGGACACTGCGCAGTATTACCTCGATAATTGCAGTCCCAGACACGGTGCAGAGGAAGTATGCGCTGCTATGAACGTCCTGATGCGCCGCAAGCCAAAAGAAAACAACTTTTACTCTGTCCTTGGGTGCATCAAAGATTTGATGAACGGTTGTTCAATCCCAAATTGGCTACACGATACTATTCTCGGATATGGTGACCCAGGAAAAGCACATCCAGATGTTATGATACCCCGCCATCGCACGATAGACTTCCATGACACTTTCCTAGATGCAGAGCACATCCGCGAAAGTTTCCCAGGGCGCAAAATCATCTTCACCAGCAGCTGTGATGCTGCGAGACAGGCTTTCCGGGTAACATTTTTAAGTGGAAGAACAGAGAGCCTTGAAGTTGAGCCTTACGTGCCGCTTGATTCTGGACCTTATCCAGAAAATGATCCGTATGCACATCGCTTTAATCACGTTCGATTCACACCAAGGCAAATAGATGCTATTCGTGCTGGTGTCCAGGAAGGTTTGACACTGATTATTGGTCCTCCGGGAACTGGGAAAACTGACACTGCGGCTCAAATAATGCACTGCCTATATAAAAATCAACCTGGGCAGAGGACTTTGATCATCACTCATTCCAATTCGGCACTGAACGATCTGTTCCAAAAGCTCATGAAGAGAGACGTTCCTGCGCGGTACTTGCTACGCCTTGGTCAAGGTGAAACAGATCTTGAGACTGACTTGGATTTTTCTCGGATCGGGCGCGTGAATGCTATGTTAAATCGCCGCCTTGATTTACTCGCTGAGGTAGAGCGCCTTGCCTTATGTGTTGGCGTCTCAGCGGACGTTGCTTACACTTGTGAGACAGCTTCGCACTTTTGGCTGCTCCATGTCCTATCGCGCTGGGAATCATTTGAGGTGGACGTGTCAAATACGAGCAATCCCGGATTTGTTAGTGCTCGGTTTCCTTTTACTGCATTTTTCTCTGATGCCCCACAACCACTATTTGAAGGTAAGTCATTGGAAATCGACATGATCAAGGCGAAGAGATGCATGCGATACATCCGAAACATGTTTGATGAGCTCAAAGAGTGTCGCGCCTTCGAGCTCTTAAAGGGTATTAGAGATCGGTCAGATTACCTGCTCACTACGCATGCCAAAATCATTGCCATGACATGCACGCACGCAGCATTGAAACGTCTTGACTTTATTCGTCTTCGATTCAAGTACGATAGCTTGATTATCGAAGAATCTGCGCAAATTCTTGAAATCGAGACCCTGATCCCGATGCTTTTGCAAGATGAAAGTAAAGACAGCAGTCGTCTTAAACGCGTTGTACTGATTGGTGACCACCGTCAGCTCCCACCCATCGTGAAAAACTTGGGGTTGAAAACGTATTGCAAGCTAGACCAGTCTATGTTCGCTCGGTTTGTTCGCCTAGGAGTCCCAAGTATATTGCTCAACGCTCAAGGGCGTGCTAGACCTAGGTTAGCAAGACTTTACAGTTGGTGCTATGACGAACTTTTTGATTTACCATCGACGAGACGTGGTATTTACGAACAGGAAAATCCAGGTTTTGCCCATGAGCTTCAGTTTGTCGACGTGGGTGACTACAAGGGAAGCGGTGAGACGGAACCGACGCCACACTTTTATCAGAACCTTGGGGAAGCTGAATATGTCGTGAGTGTATTCCAGTATATGAGGTTGTTAGGGTACCCCGCAAGCAAAATATCTATCATTACCACGTATCGAGGCCAGAAACATCTGATTCGTGACATCATCGCACGGCGTTGTGCACATCATCCGATGTTCGGGGTCCCGTCCAAAATAACCACAGTCGACAAGTTTCAGGGGCAGCAGAATGACTATGTGCTTCTTTCGCTTGTGCGCACGCGAAGTGTCGGTCACATGAGGGACATTAGACGTTTGGTTGTTGCATTATCTCGTGCAAGGCTTGGTCTCTATGTATTTGGCCGAATGGGATTATTTGAGCGGTGCATCGAGCTATCCCAATCGATTCAAAAATTCCTTGAATTTCCAACGAAGTTAGCATTGATGCCGACAGAATCATTTCCATCAGTAATGATGCGAACACAGAAGCCTGGCCCTTACCTTGTGGAAGACGTAGTTGCGATGGGGCATGTTGTGAACCAACTCGCAGTGAGGCGTGGACTCGGTTAG